In Anseongella ginsenosidimutans, one genomic interval encodes:
- a CDS encoding ABC transporter permease — MLRNYLKIAFRNLWKHRLFSIINITGLAVGMTACFLIFLYVSFELSYDKFHSKADRIYRLVCNIKTPTETIDNFSNTGWAMAPNIQSGLPEVESFVRLKEDDVLVRKGTLKFQEKNAVWADSAFFRVFDFKLLSGHAGTVLKEPFSIVLTQSAAKKYFGNEDPVGQTLTLPRNDMTITATVTGLMQDIPENSQIKGDILISMSSRKAFSPGEDEQWNNLQAISYLLLKPGASASTLEAKFPAFLEDRRGDIMRHEQMFFSLFLEPLKDIYLHSNRVSFEGKTETGSMRNVYVFSSVALLILLIACFNFINLTTARASQRAREVGVRKVVGAVKKNLSLQFIGESVLMCLMAYVLAVILSALLLPVFNYLAGKAVAQNLFENPFSLLILLLGAIGIGILAGFYPAWVLASFKPVTVLKGRFVTSAKGIMLRRGLVVAQFAISLILIASTIIVYKQLTYMRTQDLGFRKDHTMVIDSYSDPARYAFKEAIDGLSGVQSTTISSHVPGGDHSGYYAEIENRQGDMQVTTFEVYLVDFDFISQYQVKMAAGRQFSRNFATDSTQAMILNEAAADMLGYRSPEEALGGRFNQNGRVGKIIGVVKDFHYHSLREKIQPLTMRIEPNEWKLISVKVSAADLPATIAAIENAWNALIPARPFTYRFLDTSFDNQYRGEERFGRLFLNFAILAIFISCLGLLGLASYTTLQRTKEIGIRKVMGASVASVVTLLSKDFIKLVGIAILIAVPLVLYAMRQWLEGFAYQTAIAWWVFVLAGLLALVVALLTIGFQSVRAALMNPVKSLRSE, encoded by the coding sequence ATGCTAAGGAACTATCTCAAGATCGCCTTTCGTAATCTGTGGAAGCACCGGCTATTTTCCATTATCAATATTACAGGGTTGGCTGTCGGGATGACGGCCTGTTTTCTCATCTTTTTATATGTAAGCTTTGAATTAAGCTACGACAAGTTTCACTCCAAGGCCGATCGCATTTATCGTCTGGTATGTAATATTAAGACCCCTACGGAAACTATAGATAATTTCAGTAATACCGGATGGGCTATGGCGCCGAATATCCAAAGCGGTCTTCCTGAAGTAGAATCTTTTGTACGATTAAAAGAGGACGATGTCTTGGTGAGAAAAGGCACGCTGAAGTTCCAGGAAAAAAACGCCGTGTGGGCGGATTCCGCTTTCTTTCGTGTATTTGATTTTAAGTTGCTAAGCGGCCATGCTGGCACGGTGTTAAAAGAGCCTTTCAGCATCGTGCTTACACAAAGCGCGGCCAAAAAGTATTTTGGGAATGAAGATCCTGTCGGACAAACTTTAACACTTCCCAGAAATGATATGACCATTACCGCGACAGTTACCGGTCTTATGCAGGATATTCCGGAAAACTCGCAGATAAAAGGGGACATATTGATATCCATGTCCTCGCGGAAAGCCTTTAGCCCCGGTGAAGACGAACAGTGGAATAATTTGCAGGCTATCTCCTATCTTTTACTAAAGCCTGGTGCTAGTGCCAGTACTTTAGAAGCAAAATTTCCGGCATTTCTCGAAGACCGAAGGGGCGATATCATGAGGCACGAGCAGATGTTTTTCAGTTTATTCCTGGAACCACTCAAAGACATCTATCTGCATTCTAACCGGGTATCTTTTGAAGGCAAAACCGAAACCGGAAGCATGCGAAATGTGTATGTATTTTCCAGCGTTGCCCTCCTTATTTTACTGATCGCCTGTTTTAACTTTATCAATCTCACAACAGCTCGCGCTTCCCAGCGAGCCAGGGAAGTCGGTGTACGGAAAGTCGTTGGGGCCGTCAAAAAAAACCTTTCCTTACAATTTATAGGAGAATCTGTTCTGATGTGTTTAATGGCCTATGTGCTGGCGGTAATTTTATCCGCTTTACTCTTGCCGGTATTCAACTACCTGGCAGGAAAAGCCGTTGCACAAAACTTGTTTGAAAATCCCTTTTCCCTGCTGATCCTCTTGTTGGGAGCTATTGGAATAGGAATATTGGCTGGATTTTATCCGGCTTGGGTACTGGCATCTTTTAAACCTGTAACGGTGTTAAAGGGGCGTTTTGTAACAAGTGCTAAGGGGATTATGCTAAGGCGGGGATTGGTGGTCGCCCAGTTTGCCATATCCCTGATATTGATTGCTTCCACGATAATCGTTTACAAGCAACTGACTTATATGCGCACCCAGGATCTGGGCTTCAGGAAAGATCACACGATGGTCATTGATTCGTATTCTGATCCCGCCCGGTATGCTTTTAAGGAAGCGATTGACGGCCTGTCCGGCGTTCAATCCACTACTATTTCTTCTCACGTTCCCGGAGGAGATCACAGCGGTTATTACGCTGAAATTGAGAACAGGCAGGGGGATATGCAGGTTACCACTTTTGAGGTATACTTGGTGGATTTTGATTTTATTTCTCAATACCAGGTGAAAATGGCTGCCGGCCGGCAATTCTCGAGAAACTTTGCTACTGACTCTACCCAGGCTATGATCCTGAATGAAGCAGCTGCGGACATGTTGGGGTACCGTTCCCCGGAGGAAGCGTTAGGCGGACGCTTCAATCAGAATGGAAGAGTAGGTAAGATTATTGGGGTAGTGAAAGACTTTCATTATCACTCCTTGCGGGAGAAGATCCAGCCCTTGACCATGCGTATCGAGCCCAATGAATGGAAACTTATTTCCGTAAAGGTGTCAGCTGCGGATTTGCCTGCCACCATTGCCGCTATTGAAAATGCATGGAACGCACTCATACCGGCCCGGCCCTTCACCTACCGCTTTTTAGACACCTCTTTTGATAATCAATATCGTGGCGAGGAACGTTTCGGAAGGCTATTTCTCAACTTTGCTATCCTCGCTATTTTTATTTCCTGCCTGGGTCTGCTGGGACTGGCATCTTATACCACCTTGCAGCGTACGAAAGAGATTGGGATCCGAAAAGTGATGGGAGCCTCGGTGGCCAGCGTGGTTACACTACTTTCCAAGGATTTTATTAAGCTGGTGGGGATCGCCATCCTCATTGCCGTACCCCTGGTATTGTATGCCATGCGGCAATGGTTAGAAGGTTTCGCTTACCAGACAGCCATCGCATGGTGGGTGTTTGTCCTGGCTGGATTGCTGGCTCTGGTAGTTGCATTGCTAACCATTGGCTTCCAATCCGTCAGAGCCGCGCTGATGAACCCGGTGAAGTCATTGAGGTCGGAGTAA
- a CDS encoding helix-turn-helix domain-containing protein produces the protein MEDIVNFHTIHEYNVFNNNETLHPLVSIVDLDKAEPRRLRRLQYDFYTVFFKKIYCGDLRYGLNNYDYEEGTLIFLAPGQVIGENKDEYYQPQGIALVFHPDLLLGTALGKKMADYTFFSYAVNEALHLSEYERKTILDCFEKIQYELKRSIDKHTRQLIVSNIELFLNYCERFYDRQFITRENANKGILEKFETQLNNYFTSEKPYSIGLPSVAYFADALHLSSNYFGDLIKKETGKSAQEYIQNKIIEIAKDKVFGTQTSISEIAYELGFKYPQHFTRLFKQRVGYTPNEYRNLN, from the coding sequence ATGGAGGATATTGTTAATTTTCATACCATACATGAATACAATGTATTCAATAATAACGAGACCCTGCATCCCCTGGTAAGCATTGTTGATCTGGATAAAGCAGAACCGCGCAGGCTCCGACGCCTGCAATATGATTTTTATACCGTATTCTTTAAAAAAATATACTGCGGGGATCTCCGCTATGGCTTGAATAATTATGATTACGAGGAAGGCACGCTGATATTTCTTGCACCCGGCCAGGTAATAGGCGAAAACAAAGATGAATATTACCAGCCCCAGGGGATAGCCCTGGTTTTTCATCCCGATTTACTGCTCGGCACGGCGCTTGGAAAGAAAATGGCAGACTACACCTTTTTTTCCTACGCGGTCAATGAAGCATTGCATCTATCAGAGTACGAACGGAAGACTATCCTGGACTGTTTTGAAAAGATCCAATATGAATTGAAGCGTAGTATCGACAAGCACACCAGGCAGCTGATCGTCTCCAACATAGAGTTGTTCCTGAATTACTGTGAGAGGTTCTATGATCGGCAGTTTATCACCCGGGAGAATGCCAACAAAGGGATATTGGAAAAATTCGAAACACAATTGAATAACTATTTCACCTCCGAAAAGCCCTATAGCATAGGCTTGCCTTCTGTTGCTTATTTTGCCGATGCACTTCACTTGTCATCGAACTATTTTGGTGACCTGATAAAAAAAGAGACCGGAAAATCAGCGCAGGAATATATCCAGAATAAAATTATCGAAATAGCAAAGGATAAGGTTTTTGGCACACAAACATCTATCAGCGAGATTGCATACGAACTAGGGTTCAAATACCCGCAACATTTCACCAGGTTGTTCAAGCAACGTGTTGGATATACCCCAAATGAGTACCGGAACTTGAATTAG
- a CDS encoding nuclear transport factor 2 family protein codes for MRASIIGLFLVLISTQWSFAQNSATEQEIKDLSKMKWEWMAEKDVDKLAKLFHERSKFVHMSGTWKKAEELDIIKTGRIWYKKADVHDVAVEVFDDTAILWNRITLQAVVRGNEVSNEFTVTEVYQQQGSGWKLLALTFSSVRDTHTIEH; via the coding sequence ATGAGAGCATCAATTATCGGACTGTTTTTAGTCCTCATCAGCACACAATGGTCCTTCGCGCAAAATTCCGCCACGGAACAGGAAATTAAGGATCTCTCAAAAATGAAATGGGAATGGATGGCAGAGAAAGATGTAGACAAGCTTGCTAAATTGTTCCATGAGAGGTCAAAATTTGTCCATATGAGTGGAACCTGGAAGAAGGCCGAGGAACTTGATATCATTAAAACCGGAAGAATTTGGTATAAGAAAGCCGATGTCCACGATGTTGCAGTAGAAGTTTTTGACGATACTGCCATTCTCTGGAACCGCATCACGCTGCAGGCCGTAGTTCGGGGCAATGAGGTGTCGAATGAATTTACGGTAACCGAAGTCTATCAACAACAAGGGAGCGGCTGGAAATTGTTAGCCTTAACATTCAGCAGCGTACGGGACACCCATACCATTGAGCATTAG
- a CDS encoding SMP-30/gluconolactonase/LRE family protein, whose protein sequence is MQKRKLGKILTLMMAVSIFSNPVFAQEQETEPYPVGNPLSSNVKVYGGIYGAESCSYDAARGVIVVPNRGAPQNVRTNDAWISFINHDGSVHTLRWIGIQHADGRKTLSPPLVLNEPFGSDIVNDVLYVADRDGGTANDDPSVAVIRQFDMKSGKPLKEFRIEDSPWVNDIEVREGGTIYATQTGDFFGEDPNPETWKVWKITPDGKATVFVQGEPLNAPNGIAFDPEGNIVVANFGNAEVLTFSEDGKLLKTESAAQPGSDGLVIMPDGTKYVCSVTQGGVSRIRPGESAELIANNIPNAASMCYDAGANQLVIPMNSSNSLAFIPLD, encoded by the coding sequence ATGCAAAAAAGAAAGCTGGGAAAGATCCTTACCCTTATGATGGCCGTAAGCATCTTCAGTAATCCGGTATTTGCCCAGGAGCAGGAAACAGAACCCTATCCTGTCGGGAATCCTCTTTCATCCAACGTAAAAGTATATGGAGGCATCTACGGGGCGGAGAGTTGTTCGTACGACGCAGCGCGCGGTGTCATTGTGGTGCCAAACCGTGGCGCGCCGCAGAACGTCCGAACCAACGATGCCTGGATTTCCTTCATCAATCACGACGGATCCGTACATACGCTGCGATGGATCGGCATTCAGCATGCTGATGGACGAAAAACCCTGTCACCTCCTCTTGTATTAAATGAGCCGTTTGGCAGTGACATCGTGAATGACGTATTGTATGTCGCTGATCGTGATGGCGGTACCGCTAATGATGATCCAAGTGTTGCCGTCATTCGTCAATTTGACATGAAGTCCGGCAAGCCTCTGAAGGAATTTCGAATTGAAGATTCTCCATGGGTCAATGACATCGAAGTTAGGGAAGGCGGTACCATTTACGCTACACAGACTGGCGATTTTTTTGGTGAGGACCCCAACCCTGAAACATGGAAGGTTTGGAAGATTACACCCGATGGGAAAGCAACTGTTTTTGTACAAGGGGAGCCGCTCAATGCACCCAATGGTATTGCCTTCGATCCTGAAGGAAATATTGTAGTTGCTAATTTTGGAAACGCCGAGGTGCTGACCTTTTCAGAAGACGGGAAATTGTTGAAAACAGAATCTGCTGCTCAGCCAGGAAGTGACGGCCTTGTTATCATGCCGGACGGCACGAAGTATGTCTGCAGCGTTACGCAGGGAGGAGTATCCCGCATTCGTCCTGGTGAATCCGCCGAGCTGATCGCTAACAACATTCCGAATGCAGCTTCAATGTGTTACGATGCAGGAGCAAATCAGCTGGTAATTCCGATGAATTCGAGCAACAGCCTGGCATTTATACCACTCGACTGA